The genome window TTCATGGTATTCACTTATTTCATGGATCTAGAATGTAGCATTTTGGAGAGGATGGATGCTTAGGTAGGTGCTTGAAAAAATTTAATAACCTGCGTATGGGTGCTTGCATTGgatgaagattttttttttctgttgatGCTTGCTGATATTTCAACATTCTCAATCTGGATTCGCGCGGCAAAAATATGCCCTTAGCATGGCAAAGGTGTTAGAATATGATGAGTTTTCTAACATATTATTTAAGCAGACCTCTACTAAAtcacccgggggggggggggaccgaGGGGCATTCAACGAACAAACAAAATTTCATAGCACCACACATTCTACACTCTTAATTaatcagaaaaaatatatgGATTTTCAAGGAAAATACAAAGAATAGGTTAGCCAAATGTCAGCATTCATACCTGTGCAGCAATTAGTCTTGCAacattcttcttgcttgattctTGAAGCTCACCAGAGATGAGAATCTCATCCAGTATGTAGTAGGCCTGCAAAAATGGAAAATTGGCACTGATGGACATGACTACACACCCATAAACATGACAAAAAGCTAGCACAAAGTTGCCTATGACTAAGTCCAATCCCAGATCCTCAGTGGCAGTAAGCAAAAGAGATTACCTTATGGAAATTGAATATCAAATCCAGCTCACATACCTAAAGAAgctcaaaaaaagaaacagtCAAAACAATGATATGAAAATGTGACTCCTTAGGAGACAGAATACTGAAGCACTCACACTGCCAAAATAGCGGTCTAGTATCTCAACGAAATGATGGATAATTTCAAGGACTTCGAGCTCATTGTCATCAGCATCAATGCACATGCAGAAATACAGGCTGGCATACCTGGCCACCATAATTATACACAGAAACATCAATAGCTAACAAGCAGATACGTGAAGGCATCATAACCTATCAGACAGACAATAGAAGTCAACGGCATTGCTGAACATACCTCCTGTATACAACCTTGTAACCTCTCCACTCGACAAAGTTGCAGAGTTTGGGCCCTCGCGTAAGAATGAGGCCACTGAGCTCACGAATGACCTTTTGAACATGATTAGCAAACTTAAGAAATAAGCTTTCCAGTACAATGCACCTCACcaacaaaacatattttatGGATTCAGAAGATGAAATGTAAAATATGTGTTGCTGTATAAAGAACTTGTTCCATTGCCTGCTCTACAGGCTATAACGTAGCAGATACATCATCAGACATCAAAATATCAAATACAACGAGTGGCACAAAAACACCATGAGCATATATTCAAGTTTAAATAACAACAACCATCCATCACAATCTGCATCGAAACAGGAATGCTAGATCAAGATATAGCTTAGAAGTCAAACAACCGATATGCATAGCATAAGAATAGAAAAATTAGCATTACAAAAAGGTCCACCATCCATCAGCTTGTTATGTTAAATGTTGATTACTCGATTTATTCAAACACAGAATTAGTTGCAAAATCTTCCAACGCATAGATCACACTAATTGTCATGAATAGTCTTAACCACTGCAGAAATTAACATCCACTACTAGAGATGCACTCAGAGCACAGCAACAGAAACTGAACTACATGTGTTATCACACAGAGAGCAGTATAAGATGCTGACCTTGGTCCTCTCCTTCTGGGTGTAAGGCGAGTACCACTTGGTGAGCCTCACCTTGCCCTGGCGGCTGATCAGGAGCACGAAATTAATCTGCAAAAACGCACAGGAAAGAAGGCAATTTCAGCTATCTTGTACACCAATCAAGATCCAGCACTAGCTGTAACCGCCATCCACAAGAACCCGTACGATCACCGCGCTCTGCGCATACACAACGATGCAGCAGATCGCGGAATTAATTACGAGGCAGAGGGAAGGATCTTACCATTGGCGGCGCGGCAGGAGAGGTCGCCGCACGCTCAGGCTCCCGCGCAGCGGCACAGGAGAACTGATGGCTGGATCTGTGAGGTAGGTCAGATCTGGAAACGAGGGGTGAGAGGTGAGAAGAAACGACTGGCGATATACTGAGACGCGAGCGAGCGTGATGAACACTGTCGAGCTGAGAGCACCCACCGGAGACGGAGGCGAAGACGGTGGCGGGGGGCGGAGAAGCCGGTGGCCAGGTGTAGCCGACGGGCGCGGAAATGGAATCGGGGTCCAAATAGAGGTGGTGGCAATGGAACGGTAAGGGGTGTGCTTCGTTTGGGTTGAGCTTGAGCAGGCTATTTTTACTGGGCCTCTTGGGCCTTATAAAATTAGGCGAGGCTAAATTTCAGAAACATGAAATTAGAGCCATCAAGATCCGACGGATGtggttctttctttctcttcccgCACGCCTgctattcttcttctttatcTCGCTTGCGCACGGTACAGCGCCGCTAGCTCCCTCGCCTCCAACCGTCTCCTCTATCGTCGCCCTAACAGACTTTGCTAGGCTATCTCCCCTCACCCTCACCTCGGCACTGTCCACCAACCACCCTTTGTTGCCTAAGATCGATGACGTTCCCACCACCTCGCTGCTCCGTCTCTGAGCCTGCCTCCTTTGTCAAGCTGGTCTTCCTCCTTAAGACCTCTTTTAAATTTCGTAGCCACAGAAGATTCAAAATCTCAAAACCTCTAACTCTAACCACCACCAACGATTGTATTTTCTCCTTCGCCTAAATTCGAGTTCATGTTCACACGGTCGACTTAAATTTAGAGGtgtgaataatatttttaaggtACTGGGCCTTGAATTTTATAGATACTAGGCCTTACTGTTGATGCTTTTCGAAGCTCTGTGATGGGTCTGACATGACACTCGAAACACGTTGTTCTTTTTGCTTTTTTAGGTCAGAAAATGCTTGCAACCCAAACTCTACCATCCTTCAACCATGGGAGATCAACTTTGAACTATAATATGGTTTTCTAGATGATAAGTTGGTTCCTCTAAAAAGAAGATGATAAGTTGGAGCCATGATGCAGTGGTCCATACCGTAATTCTCATTCATCTATCCATGACAAGTACAGCTTACAATATAGCCAAAAGCAACACTTCAAGAATGAAATACTTTGAAACGGTCAGATAGAAGGTGGATGTGTGGTAATTTTAGCAAGATCACATCCCATTGTTCGTGTAGAACGCACACACGATTTAGCAAAGGCTAGTGGTGCATGTTCACTGTAACCCGTCTGAACGTACGTGACAAGATGCGCCACCTACGGGCCGTACACCGGCACCTTGTGGTCGTAGTCGCTCGCTCGATACCCCGCCGGGGCAGGGCCATCCGCCACCGCCTCTTCGAACGGCACGTTGAAGTGACCGAGCGCCGCCACAGGCCAGGAGCCCTCGTCTGGAATTAATGGTCACGCGCTCCAGGGTGTGGGCACCGTGCACGGGCAAGGTGGTCGTCGCGGCCACGGCGTCACCGTGCACGAGCAAGGTGGTCGTCGCGGCCACGGCGACAACAAGGAGAATGGTTGCGAGGACGGTGAGTTTGGCCATTTTTATGGGTCTTCGCGATGATCGCGAGCgagctttcactgctacaaaaTTGATCATATATGTTTGatctatcactaccgattcataaGCCACGTAGAAAGAATCAATCAATATGATTTATAAACTGACGATGATAAGAATCATCACTGCTTAAGCCGACACTGATGTCCATCTTCATCATTATTGTCAACTGAAACTACTGATTGAAAGTGATAGCtagatatcactgccggctagtAGTattaaccggtagtgatgtatAAAATATAAAGCAGTGACCCTTCCTAAACCCAAGCATAACAACGTCTTCTTTAGCCCCGATGACATTCCTCACTCTCATCGCGCAGGTTTTACAATTAAGTTTCCTGTAAAAAATAAGAATATGAACAGATATCTTAGCTGTGAAGCATATAGACATATATTATCTAAATACTAAAGAGATATGATCTGTAGCCACGGATAGAATTAAACAGAACAATTTAATAGCAGCTCATTTTTTTGCCCTATAGATAATTTCTATATTACTACTAAAGAAAAATAAGTGCGTAACTATGTAGGCTACCAATAAAGAATGTTAAGGAAATTATTTATCTATCCAAGACGACAACAACAATACAAATAGAAAGCCAAAGTTAAACATGATCTTTCTTTGGTTCATTTATAATGTTATTTTGTGCTTTCTTTCCATCAATGAGTGCTGAAGTTCAGATTAACTAAATGATTCAACAACAAACAATACAACTTTTACtcattaaaatttatttattttacctATAAAATCTAGTTGTCAATATTAAACTGAATATGAACACTCCAAGGACACATCCAAATGATACATATAACCATGTAAACACAACACCACATAAAATTAATTACCTTATAATATATAAAGCTAGCTAATGATAGCTTTACACCATAGATAGTATTGGCAAGCAGATATGTAAATAACATAAACAAATAATCAGTAATAACATAAAAAGAGAGCCAACTGATCAGCTATTGTGTTAGACTGGTAGTAAAATTTTGGATGAATACAGAAAGATCAATCGAATTTTTAGGACAGACAATTTTACTGATACTGTTATACTTTAATCTTATAAAAATAGTAAAGGAAAATTTACAAAGCATCACCAAAACTATGGCCAACCATCATTTTTCCACCCATATCTCACGATAGTCTCTTCCAGCACAATATTCATTGTTAATTCAACTGAAAACGCGGACCATCCAGTTGTAACTTACAGTTGATAAGTACAAGGAGTTTTAGAACTTCAAATATAACTTTCTTGCAATATTTCTCCAAACCTTTTCATTGCCTTTGACTGCAACTGCAAAACATCTTTTCAGACAATGTTATCACTTAGAACATGGATTAACAAAGAAATTAAGAAAGCAAGCATGATACTTGCAAGCTGCCGCGCAATTCATATGTACAAGGCTGAAATGGAGATGCCTAACAGAGAGGGTATCACCTAAATATAGTTCTTCATTCCGCCTAAAATGTTTAGTCATATCAAAAGCTCTAAACAGGAAATAATGTCCTTGTTGACAGCTGAGAAGCCCATCTGCATGCAACAGACAATTTCAATGACTTCTCTAAATGTATTCTTACAGGTTTACATGGAAATCGTGAGCACATTGGCTATATTTCTTAATCTGATTGGTTCTTCATCTGATTTGAAATTTCTCTCAAAGATGTTATTTTTCATAAAACATAAACAAAATATGTCTTTATAATTCATATCAGATTCAAATGATAGCATTAATCCAGATGGCACAAAATGAAAGAACATCAAAAGGAGGACAAGCCTCACCTATCAGACGCAAATTGCTAAAGGCACCGTGGACTCATGGTGGAGCGATGAGGAGGCGGCCGGGCTGCACATGGCTACGACGGTGGAGACAGAGACGGTAGAGTTTTGCGAGGAGATGGAGGTGGCGGCTGCCGCTTCTCCCCAAGCGACGTTAGGAGGTGCGATGCGGGAGGAGTCAACGAACGCGCCGGGAGGTAGAGCCACCAACACCGGCatggggaggagaggagggtggGCGGTGCAGGGGAGGAGCTCCGATGGAGGCGGGTACAATGCATGAGGGATTGGGAATTGGGAGAAGTCAGTAAGTGACTGGCTCCAATTTTTG of Phragmites australis chromosome 3, lpPhrAust1.1, whole genome shotgun sequence contains these proteins:
- the LOC133913458 gene encoding AP-1 complex subunit sigma-1-like, with translation MINFVLLISRQGKVRLTKWYSPYTQKERTKVIRELSGLILTRGPKLCNFVEWRGYKVVYRRYASLYFCMCIDADDNELEVLEIIHHFVEILDRYFGSVCELDLIFNFHKAYYILDEILISGELQESSKKNVARLIAAQDSLVEAAKEETNSISNIIAQATK